The DNA sequence TACTATTGTCAGCTGGTGTATTTTTACAAAGTTGTAAGAATCAAAAAAACGATGTTTCACAAACAAAAACCATTGAGAATACTATGGGAACAACTATTTATGATTACAAAGTTGAAAGTTTAGATGGTAAAGAAATTAACTTCGCTGATTTTAAAGGCAAGAAAATTTTAATAGTAAATACGGCGTCAGAATGTGGTTTTACTCCTCAATACGCTGACTTAGAAAAGCTCTCAAAAGAGTATCCAGATAATTTAGTAGTTGTAGGCTTTCCTGCCAATAATTTTGGTGGACAAGAACCTGGTAGCAATCAGGAAATTGGAGCTTTTTGTGAAAAAAACTTTGGTGTTACTTTTCCTTTGGCGGCAAAGGTTTCTGTAAAAGGAGCTGATACTGCGCCAATCTTTAAATATCTTACAGAGAAGGATTTAAACGGTGTTAAAAACACTACAATCCTTTGGAATTTCACCAAGTTTCTTGTTGATGAAAATGGTCATTTAATTGATTCATTTATCAGCACAACCAAACCTACAAGCGATTCTATTACAAAATATTTGAAGTAGTATATTGAAAAAAAATAGATGCTGATTTCAAAGATATCAGTAATTATTATGATTAAAAAAGGTTATTGAGAATACTCAATAACCTTTTTTAGTGCCTGATAAAAAAATAAAGTGAATTTATTTTATAGTAAATTTTCAGACTTAAAATGCATAGCCTAAACTTAATGATAAAGGTATTTTAACAGCTTCATTGTCCGTAAAAATATTTCCGTTGGAATAGTGACCGATTTTTACTTCAGCATTGAGGTTTCTTTTAGGTCCGAAAAATACACCGGTTCCCATATTATCCATGAAAGTGAATTTACCACCCATTTTATGTCCATCTAAAATTGTTTCGGAGATGTAGGTTGGTGCAGCGACAGAATAGTAAAAATAAGCATCGAAATCTGTGGTATGTAAATAATTGAGTCTAAACGCAGGAAAAATTGAAAGCGTAAAGAATTTATCATTTTTAACATTTGTTTCCCAACCGGAGAGATTAATCCCCCAATCTAAAGCAAATACTTTTGCACCATGAAATATGTTTCGCTGATAGATGATTGACAATCCATTTTTGACTTCAGCATGTCCGCCCCAAAAAATTGGAAGATATTTACTTGAAACAGCATTGTTAATTCCATATCCCATAAAATTGTTGGTAATTCCAAATTGTATCCATTGTTTTGGATGAATATATCCAAGTTCTTTAGTTTTTTCTAGTTTCTCAGGAGTAAAGGGTCTGAAATTGTATGAGAATCCAGTCCCGATAAAACTTGTGGCTGGTTGTTTAAATTTCGTGTTTTCGGGAGAATAGTTGGACTGTAGTTGTAATGCCCATTTATCGTTGAAATGATATTTTAGACCAAGTCCTAACAAAACACTGGCATAACTTGCGTCTTTTACTACGGATTCACCAAATGTATCAATAAATCCATGACGTGTAATAATGCCTAATCCGGCTTCACCATATGCTGATAATTTGTTACTTATAGGTAATTTGGATTTTAAAGTTAAGCCGCCAATATTCATTCTTACGCTACTTGATCCCTCTATCGGATGTGGCTGATTGATGTCTGGATTTCTTCTAGTATAATTGTAACGAACCCAATAAACAGGACGCATGTAAGTTATTTGTGCGGATAAATACTGATTGAAATCGTAACCAAATAATACCAAACGGGCTGCCCAATGCGGTACAGAAACAGAGTTCATTGTGTAGCCGGATTCCAAGTGTTGATTCGAAAATCTATAATCTATCGATCCGACATTCACTTCAAAATAGGATTTTTGAAGTATGGAAGGAACTTGTGCGCGATTATCTTGCGCATTAAATATTAATAAAAAAGAAACTGAGATTGTAAAAGTCAGAATAAATTTAAATTTCAGAGAGTAGGATATTGTTTCTTAAAAATGTTAAATACAAAAATACTTGTATTTTATAGTATAATAAAATGAATTTTAGGAAAGAAATATTATGATGTTAATATATTCAGTTAACGACATTCTTCATCAAATATCTAAATTACTATATTGGTGAGGGTATCATTAAAAAAGGATGGAAAAACCATCCTTAATTTTTGTAGAAATATTGCGAATCTATTATCGGTACCGCTGATGTTCTTTATTCTTTGAAAACTTATTGATCAGTGGTTTAAACATCGATTTGTATTTTTCAACATCGAAGAGTTGAGAATCGGTTAATGCTTTATAAGTCAACCAAATACCAAACGGAAGAAGTACTATGTTAGGTAGCCAAGCTGCGAGATAAGGGTCCATTTTCCCAGACCAAGCGATGTTTTCGGCAGTAAGATTAAGAACATAGAAGAAAATAAAAACAGCAATCGCAATCACAACCGGTAATCCTAAACCTCCTTTTCGGATGATTGATCCTAAACTTGATCCAATTAAAAAGAAAATGATACACGTTATAGAATACGAAACAATCCTTTGTTGCTGCATAACCACGCGTGCAAAATAGGCATGCATATCTTTAATCTGAGCATCTTTTCCTATCGTCGACTGTTTGATGTTTTCTAATTTATTGTAGGCATTATAGAGAAGGTTCTGCTTTTTCTTGATATTAACAGTATCTGTTTTTACAGGTGCAGAAACTGGGATTTTTGATTTCGTTTTATCCACATAACTTACATAACTATTTGTTTGGCTCACCAATTCGTATGTTAAATTATTCATGATATTATCGTTACTTTTCTTAGTATCTTTAATAGTGGAATTCAATTCTATAACATTTTGAAAAGAGTAGTCATCTGTAATTTTTTCTGATTCAATCGCTTTATCAATGATTTCAGAAATATTAAAATGCGAAACTAAAGTATCAAATTTAATCGCC is a window from the Kaistella flava (ex Peng et al. 2021) genome containing:
- a CDS encoding glutathione peroxidase — translated: MKKLFLVLLSAGVFLQSCKNQKNDVSQTKTIENTMGTTIYDYKVESLDGKEINFADFKGKKILIVNTASECGFTPQYADLEKLSKEYPDNLVVVGFPANNFGGQEPGSNQEIGAFCEKNFGVTFPLAAKVSVKGADTAPIFKYLTEKDLNGVKNTTILWNFTKFLVDENGHLIDSFISTTKPTSDSITKYLK
- a CDS encoding acyloxyacyl hydrolase is translated as MNVGSIDYRFSNQHLESGYTMNSVSVPHWAARLVLFGYDFNQYLSAQITYMRPVYWVRYNYTRRNPDINQPHPIEGSSSVRMNIGGLTLKSKLPISNKLSAYGEAGLGIITRHGFIDTFGESVVKDASYASVLLGLGLKYHFNDKWALQLQSNYSPENTKFKQPATSFIGTGFSYNFRPFTPEKLEKTKELGYIHPKQWIQFGITNNFMGYGINNAVSSKYLPIFWGGHAEVKNGLSIIYQRNIFHGAKVFALDWGINLSGWETNVKNDKFFTLSIFPAFRLNYLHTTDFDAYFYYSVAAPTYISETILDGHKMGGKFTFMDNMGTGVFFGPKRNLNAEVKIGHYSNGNIFTDNEAVKIPLSLSLGYAF
- a CDS encoding LptF/LptG family permease encodes the protein MIKKLDGYVIKTFFGPFLFIFSVLFFIFVVNIIWIRLAQFTGKGLSYWEILKLLSYLSAIVVQLVLPLTILLSSIMTFGDFGERYELAAMKAAGISLTRIMLPLFFTTLFFSAFLFVFSNNVVPDFQRKAKNMLYNIAATKPALNFTPGQFIQQLPGYSVKFDKITGENGENLTGVFIHKMATSFEDQQSIVAEKGKFVPADNPNYLKLVLFNGHIYEDQLNNIDYNARLKQPDQAIKFDTLVSHFNISEIIDKAIESEKITDDYSFQNVIELNSTIKDTKKSNDNIMNNLTYELVSQTNSYVSYVDKTKSKIPVSAPVKTDTVNIKKKQNLLYNAYNKLENIKQSTIGKDAQIKDMHAYFARVVMQQQRIVSYSITCIIFFLIGSSLGSIIRKGGLGLPVVIAIAVFIFFYVLNLTAENIAWSGKMDPYLAAWLPNIVLLPFGIWLTYKALTDSQLFDVEKYKSMFKPLINKFSKNKEHQRYR